The DNA window CAAAATTATTATTATGGATGAAGCATCAGCATCGATTGACCCGGATAACGAGTTTGAATTGCAAAAAGCTTTCAAGAACCTTATGAAGGATAAAACAGTTATCATGATTGCTCATAGACTTTCTACAATTAAAGATGTAGATGAAATTCTTGTAATGGGTAATGGAAAAATTATAGAAAGAGGTTCTGACAAAGAATTAATGTCAAGAGATACAAGGTATAAGAGACTGCAAGAGCTCTTTAACAGTGCGAATGAATGGAGAGTTTTAAATGAAGGAGTTTTATAAAAAAAGATTTGCTCTTACAGATAAAGGAGCGAAGAATTTAACTAAAGCAACACTGTCCTCATTTTTGGTTTATTGTATAACCATGCTTCCTGCCATATTACTAATGATTTTTGCGCAAGAAGTTTTGGAGAATATTGACAAAAGCAAGGGATTTTATCTAGCATTCTCGGTTTTGACTTTGATAGCAATGTATATTTTGCTTTCTATCGAATACGATAAATTATATAGCACAACATATCAAGAAAGTGCAGATTTAAGGGTAAGAACAGCAGAGAATTTATCAAAACTACCTCTATCATACTTTTCTAAGCATGATATTTCCGATCTCTCACAAACAATTATGGCTGATATTGAAGGTATAGAGCATGCAATGAGCCATGCAATACCAAAAGTGGGCGGCATGGCACTTTTCTTCCCACTAATATCCATCATGATGCTAGTAGGCAATGTCAAGATGGGTTTAGCTGTAATTATTCCAACGATTCTAAGTTTTATATTTATACCCTTATCTAAAAAACATTCAGTTAAGGGAGAGAAAAGATATTATGACGCCTTAAGAGAAAACTCTGAAAGTTTTCAAGAAAATATCGAAATGCAAATGGAGATTAAAGCCTATGGCTTGTCAGAGGAAATGAAAGAAAAGCTGTATGAAAAAATGGATAAAAGTGAAAAAGTCCACTTAAAGACAGAAATAGGACTTATTTTAACTATGTCTATATCTTCAATATTTAGCTTTATTTCCCTTGCTGTCGTAATACTTGTTGGGGTAAATCTAATTATTAATAAAGAGATAAGTCCTCTCTACCTTATAGGATATTTACTAGCGGCTATGAAGATAAAAGACTCTCTAGATGCATCTAAAGAGGGCATGATGGAGATATTTTATTTAACGCCAAAGATTGAAAGACTTAAAGAAATTCAAAATCAAGAATTACAAGAGGGCGAAGACTATAATTTGAAAAAATTTGATATTGATCTAAAAGATGTTGAATTTTCTTACAATAAAGACGCAAAAGTTTTAAATGGAATAAATTTTAAAGCTAAGCAAGGAGAGGTAACTGCTTTGGTGGGAGCAAGTGGATGCGGTAAAACAACTATCTTGAAACTCATATCAAGACTTTATGATTATGACGATGGACAAATCTTAATTGATGGCAAAGATATAAAAGAAATATCAACAGAATCTCTTTTTGATAAGGTCTCAATAGTTTTCCAAGATGTGGTTCTTTTTAATCAAAGCGTCATGGAAAATATTAGGATTGGAAAGCAAGATGCAAGTGACGAAGAAGTTATAAAAGCAGCAGAGCTTGCCAATTGCACAGATTTTATAGAAAAAATGGATAAGGGTTTTGATACAGTTATCGGTGAAAACGGTGCTGAGCTATCAGGCGGAGAAAGACAAAGGTTATCTATAGCCAGAGCCTTCTTAAAAGATGCACCGATATTGATATTAGACGAAATTACAGCAAGCCTTGATGTTGACAACGAGAAAAAAATTCAAGAGTCATTAAGTAATTTAATTAAAGATAAGACAGTTGTCATTATTTCACACAGAATGAAGTCCATAGAAAATGCAGACAAGATAGTAGTTCTTGAAAACGGAAGAGTAGAAAGCCAAGGTGACCATGAAGAGCTTTTACAAAAATCAAAGGTTTACAAGAATTTAATAGTAAAGACAAAAATGGCAGAAGAATTTATTTATTAGGAGGACAGAAGCAAAGACTTGCAATAGCATCTGTTATGTATAGGGACTCTCCATTTGTCTATTTCGAAGAACCTGAAAGTGGTATAGATTATTCCAATATGATAAAAAATAAAGGCAGTCTTTGGACTGCCTTTATTTTTTATTTAGT is part of the Negativicoccus succinicivorans genome and encodes:
- a CDS encoding ABC transporter ATP-binding protein, which produces MKEFYKKRFALTDKGAKNLTKATLSSFLVYCITMLPAILLMIFAQEVLENIDKSKGFYLAFSVLTLIAMYILLSIEYDKLYSTTYQESADLRVRTAENLSKLPLSYFSKHDISDLSQTIMADIEGIEHAMSHAIPKVGGMALFFPLISIMMLVGNVKMGLAVIIPTILSFIFIPLSKKHSVKGEKRYYDALRENSESFQENIEMQMEIKAYGLSEEMKEKLYEKMDKSEKVHLKTEIGLILTMSISSIFSFISLAVVILVGVNLIINKEISPLYLIGYLLAAMKIKDSLDASKEGMMEIFYLTPKIERLKEIQNQELQEGEDYNLKKFDIDLKDVEFSYNKDAKVLNGINFKAKQGEVTALVGASGCGKTTILKLISRLYDYDDGQILIDGKDIKEISTESLFDKVSIVFQDVVLFNQSVMENIRIGKQDASDEEVIKAAELANCTDFIEKMDKGFDTVIGENGAELSGGERQRLSIARAFLKDAPILILDEITASLDVDNEKKIQESLSNLIKDKTVVIISHRMKSIENADKIVVLENGRVESQGDHEELLQKSKVYKNLIVKTKMAEEFIY